One window from the genome of Osmerus eperlanus chromosome 1, fOsmEpe2.1, whole genome shotgun sequence encodes:
- the LOC134019735 gene encoding tripartite motif-containing protein 16-like protein isoform X2 gives MAQPCISICVDKLSCAICLDFLSDPATIPCGHSFCIVCIQEFWDVEAMFERTCCPTCSHTFPSKPILFKNLTLAELVRALEGYSASGSEAAAQGKRGAAFASPANGDVHPPKRSTTSTSEAQDFRACQKHDRLMEVYCCKEEQCICTLCAAVDHRGHTVVPVNDQRMQKQEKLADITKSCDRMIQRGEKELEHLKKTVRQTEERGQAEEEHCEGIFAGLVDSIQRHVSTVMNLIRAQEKAVQGQAQTSLKELVLWLAVLRRRHAELEQFSHTQDDIQFLQRWSSLATGPEARDWPSVPVSAPFEAMRAAVEEIGGRLEAFFNKEINTLSQMVDRFPDVPEILPAPAAQTREPRTRSEFLQCACELTLDSDTAHKDLFLSTNNKMVTCDPKKVKNSVPVPYKADRFARRRQVLCKEGLEGEHCYFEVEVDGEKAEIALTYKGLDRGSLSPSSALGGNKVSWSLDRSKTYSVSHKANSVRLIATPDSRKIGVYIKFKEGTLSFYEVSENTMKLLYKTVTTFSEPLYPGFWLGDMCTIKLCDLKNE, from the exons ATGGCACAGCCTTGCATCTCGATTTGTGTGGACAAACTCAGCTGTGCCATCTGCTTGGACTTTCTCAGTGACCCGGCAACTATCCCCTGTGGGCACAGTTTCTGCATTGTTTGTATCCAGGAGTTCTGGGATGTGGAAGCTATGTTTGAGCGTACCTGTTGTCCTACATGCAGTCACACTTTCCCTTCCAAACCTATCTTGTTCAAGAACCTCACCCTGGCGGAGCTGGTGAGGGCTTTGGAGGGCTATTCCGCGTCTGGATCCGAGGCAGCTGctcaggggaagaggggagcagcTTTTGCCAGTCCAGCTAACGGAGATGTCCATCCCCCAAAGAGGTCCACCACCAGTACATCTGAAGCCCAGGATTTCAGGGCATGTCAGAAACACGACAGACTGATGGAGGTTTACTGTTGCAAAGAAGAGCAGTGCATCTGCACTCTGTGTGCTGCCGTCGACCACAGAGGGCACACTGTCGTGCCAGTGAACGACCAACGGATGCAGAAACAG GAAAAGCTGGCAGACATAACAAAGTCATGTGACAGGATGattcagagaggagagaaggaactgGAGCACTTGAAGAAGACTGTGCGGCAGACTgag GAGAGGGGCCAGGCTGAGGAGGAGCACTGTGAGGGGATCTTCGCTGGCCTGGTTGACTCTATCCAGAGGCACGTCTCCACCGTGATGAACCTGATCAGGGCCCAGGAGAAGGCTGTCCAGGGGCAGGCTCAGACCTCCCTGAAGGAACTGGTGCTGTGGTTGGCTGTGCTGAGAAGGCGACATGCTGAGCTGGAgcagttctctcacacacaagatgACATCCAATTCCTCCAG AGATGGTCCTCACTGGCCACCGGTCCTGAGGCCAGGGACTGGCCCTCGGTTCCAGTCAGTGCTCCATTTGAGGCCATGAGAGCAGCTGTGGAGGAGATTGGAGGGAGACTGGAAGCTTTTTTCAACAAGGAAATCAACACTCTCTCACAAATGG TTGACAGATTTCCTGATGTTCCTGAAATCCTGCCTGCTCCAGCTGCCCAGACACGAGAGCCAAGAACCAGATCTGAATTCTTACAGT GCGCCTGTGAGCTCACTCTGGACTCTGACACTGCCCATAAAGACCTGTTCCTCTCCACCAACAACAAGATGGTGACATGTGATCCTAAAAAGGTGAAGAACTCGGTCCCTGTGCCCTATAAAGCTGACCGCTTTGCACGCCGCCGCCAGGTGCTCTGCAAAGAAGGCCTGGAGGGGGAGCACTGTTACTTTGAGGTGGAGGTGGACGGAGAGAAGGCTGAGATCGCTTTAACGTACAAAGGACTCGATAGAGGGTCGCTCAGCCCATCGTCTGCCTTAGGAGGCAATAAGGTGTCCTGGAGCCTGGACCGTTCTAAAACGTATTCCGTGAGCCACAAAGCCAATAGTGTTCGACTCATAGCAACTCCCGACAGTCGCAAAATAGGGGTTTACATCAAATTCAAGGAAGGCACGTTGTCATTTTATGAGGTTTCCGAAAACACTATGAAGTTACTTTATAAGACTGTGACAACATTCAGTGAGCCCCTCTATCCAGGATTCTGGCTCGGGGATATGTGTACTATTAAATTATGTGATCTGAAAAATGAGTGA
- the LOC134019735 gene encoding tripartite motif-containing protein 16-like protein isoform X1, with protein sequence MAQPCISICVDKLSCAICLDFLSDPATIPCGHSFCIVCIQEFWDVEAMFERTCCPTCSHTFPSKPILFKNLTLAELVRALEGYSASGSEAAAQGKRGAAFASPANGDVHPPKRSTTSTSEAQDFRACQKHDRLMEVYCCKEEQCICTLCAAVDHRGHTVVPVNDQRMQKQEKLADITKSCDRMIQRGEKELEHLKKTVRQTEERGQAEEEHCEGIFAGLVDSIQRHVSTVMNLIRAQEKAVQGQAQTSLKELVLWLAVLRRRHAELEQFSHTQDDIQFLQRWSSLATGPEARDWPSVPVSAPFEAMRAAVEEIGGRLEAFFNKEINTLSQMDYGVDSEMTVGESTTTVDRFPDVPEILPAPAAQTREPRTRSEFLQCACELTLDSDTAHKDLFLSTNNKMVTCDPKKVKNSVPVPYKADRFARRRQVLCKEGLEGEHCYFEVEVDGEKAEIALTYKGLDRGSLSPSSALGGNKVSWSLDRSKTYSVSHKANSVRLIATPDSRKIGVYIKFKEGTLSFYEVSENTMKLLYKTVTTFSEPLYPGFWLGDMCTIKLCDLKNE encoded by the exons ATGGCACAGCCTTGCATCTCGATTTGTGTGGACAAACTCAGCTGTGCCATCTGCTTGGACTTTCTCAGTGACCCGGCAACTATCCCCTGTGGGCACAGTTTCTGCATTGTTTGTATCCAGGAGTTCTGGGATGTGGAAGCTATGTTTGAGCGTACCTGTTGTCCTACATGCAGTCACACTTTCCCTTCCAAACCTATCTTGTTCAAGAACCTCACCCTGGCGGAGCTGGTGAGGGCTTTGGAGGGCTATTCCGCGTCTGGATCCGAGGCAGCTGctcaggggaagaggggagcagcTTTTGCCAGTCCAGCTAACGGAGATGTCCATCCCCCAAAGAGGTCCACCACCAGTACATCTGAAGCCCAGGATTTCAGGGCATGTCAGAAACACGACAGACTGATGGAGGTTTACTGTTGCAAAGAAGAGCAGTGCATCTGCACTCTGTGTGCTGCCGTCGACCACAGAGGGCACACTGTCGTGCCAGTGAACGACCAACGGATGCAGAAACAG GAAAAGCTGGCAGACATAACAAAGTCATGTGACAGGATGattcagagaggagagaaggaactgGAGCACTTGAAGAAGACTGTGCGGCAGACTgag GAGAGGGGCCAGGCTGAGGAGGAGCACTGTGAGGGGATCTTCGCTGGCCTGGTTGACTCTATCCAGAGGCACGTCTCCACCGTGATGAACCTGATCAGGGCCCAGGAGAAGGCTGTCCAGGGGCAGGCTCAGACCTCCCTGAAGGAACTGGTGCTGTGGTTGGCTGTGCTGAGAAGGCGACATGCTGAGCTGGAgcagttctctcacacacaagatgACATCCAATTCCTCCAG AGATGGTCCTCACTGGCCACCGGTCCTGAGGCCAGGGACTGGCCCTCGGTTCCAGTCAGTGCTCCATTTGAGGCCATGAGAGCAGCTGTGGAGGAGATTGGAGGGAGACTGGAAGCTTTTTTCAACAAGGAAATCAACACTCTCTCACAAATGG ATTATGGGGTGGATTCTGAGATGACAGTAGGAGAATCTACGACCACAG TTGACAGATTTCCTGATGTTCCTGAAATCCTGCCTGCTCCAGCTGCCCAGACACGAGAGCCAAGAACCAGATCTGAATTCTTACAGT GCGCCTGTGAGCTCACTCTGGACTCTGACACTGCCCATAAAGACCTGTTCCTCTCCACCAACAACAAGATGGTGACATGTGATCCTAAAAAGGTGAAGAACTCGGTCCCTGTGCCCTATAAAGCTGACCGCTTTGCACGCCGCCGCCAGGTGCTCTGCAAAGAAGGCCTGGAGGGGGAGCACTGTTACTTTGAGGTGGAGGTGGACGGAGAGAAGGCTGAGATCGCTTTAACGTACAAAGGACTCGATAGAGGGTCGCTCAGCCCATCGTCTGCCTTAGGAGGCAATAAGGTGTCCTGGAGCCTGGACCGTTCTAAAACGTATTCCGTGAGCCACAAAGCCAATAGTGTTCGACTCATAGCAACTCCCGACAGTCGCAAAATAGGGGTTTACATCAAATTCAAGGAAGGCACGTTGTCATTTTATGAGGTTTCCGAAAACACTATGAAGTTACTTTATAAGACTGTGACAACATTCAGTGAGCCCCTCTATCCAGGATTCTGGCTCGGGGATATGTGTACTATTAAATTATGTGATCTGAAAAATGAGTGA
- the LOC134019787 gene encoding alpha-1,3-galactosyltransferase 2-like: protein MSRHIYKSVLKLIIVAPVLLFLAYFTPSSIRYLEGLVPMDTCFLPGEKLKLDNTIDASLKLWYRTDVQTCTEWGAPIIWEGMFEPDDYDREHKKNHSSVALTVFAVGRYLDVYLETFLLSAELHFMLALPVTYYVFTDVPAKVPNLQLAEGRRLKVIKVQKHSRWQDVSMIRMRAIADAINDIRHTSSYVFCFDVDQLFVGRFGSEALGESVALLHAYYYHRPRGLFSYDRNPSSTAYMKAGAGDFYYHAAVFGGTWQTVLALTESCYQAILEDKSRGVEALWHDESHMNKYLWLHKPSRVLSPEYCWALDIGRRSDIWVKRLLWAEKRYDTLRDT from the exons ATGAG TAGGCATATTTACAAGTCAGTTTTAAAGTTGATCATCGTTGCTCCCGTGCTTCTTTTCTTGGCATACTTCACCCCTTCGTCCATCAG GTATTTGGAGGGGCTTGTCCCAATGGATACATGTTTTTTACCAGGGGAAAAGTTGAAGTTGGACAACACTATAGATGCCTCTCTGAAACTTTG GTACAGAACGGACGTCCAGACATGTACTGAATGGGGAGCACCTATCATCTGGGAGGGCATGTTTGAACCTGATGACTATGACCGGGAGCACAAGAAAAACCACTCCTCTGTGGCTCTGACTGTCTTTGCTGTGGGAAG GTATCTAGACGTGTATCTGGAGACCTTCCTCCTTTCTGCTGAGCTTCACTTTATGTTGGCTCTTCCTGTGACGTACTATGTGTTCACGGACGTTCCTGCCAAAGTGCCCAACCTCCAGTTGGCTGAGGGGCGGAGGTTAAAGGTCATAAAGGTTCAGAAGCATTCTCGCTGGCAGGACGTCTCCATGATACGCATGAGGGCCATCGCCGACGCCATCAACGATATCCGCCACACGAGCAGTTACGTCTTCTGCTTCGACGTGGACCAGCTGTTTGTCGGGAGGTTCGGCTCCGAGGCGCTGGGGGAGTCTGTGGCTCTTCTCCACGCCTACTACTATCATCGCCCCCGCGGTCTGTTCTCTTACGACCGCAACCCCAGCTCAACGGCCTACATGAAGGCCGGGGCGGGCGACTTCTACTACCACGCCGCCGTGTTTGGGGGCACCTGGCAGACTGTCTTGGCGCTGACGGAAAGCTGTTACCAAGCCATCTTGGAGGACAAGAGCCGAGGGGTGGAGGCGCTGTGGCACGACGAGAGCCACATGAACAAGTACCTGTGGCTCCACAAGCCCAGCAGGGTGCTGTCGCCAGAGTACTGCTGGGCTCTGGACATCGGACGCCGCAGCGACATCTGGGTCAAGCGGCTGCTCTGGGCTGAGAAGCGGTACGACACTCTGAGGGACACCTGA